DNA from Leptospira mayottensis 200901116:
TAACCGAGGTTCAGAAGAGAGTCGTTTGGATTTTGGGAATGTTTATTTTTCCGGGTTTGATCGCGTTCGTTTCCTCTGTTGTTCTGATTCAAAAACGTAAACGAGAAGGTGAAGAATCTTGAAACGGATATTCCTTCTTCTTTTTACGTTAGTTGCTCTTGCTCTTAGTTTTTTCTTTTTGGAGGAAAAAAAAGAAGATCAGTCGGAAATTTCCGTTTGGGAGATTGATATAGACGAAATCGAATATCAACCCCCTAAGGATTCTTGGGAAGGGGAAGATGTCTCCGCTTTTTATCGGATGCCTATCGTTTTTAAAAAACAAAAAGGAATCAGAAAAAACGCCTATTTTTTCACGGTTCACTCTAAGGATGCTGAAACTGGAGAAAACTTAGTATTTGAAGGTGGTTATAACTCGGAAAATATTTTTCGAGAATTTTCCGTTCTGAAAGCGAAAGGTGTCGAACCAATCGTGGATGGGGAGTTTACTGCCTCATTGCAGTTAAATGAAAATTCTCCACAGATTTTTTTGAAGTCTTCCGGAAAACTGCTGAAGAAAATTTGGATCGGCAAAAAGAAATCCTTCGACTCCACGAGAATCGTCCGAGAAGGAAATGAGGTTCTTATTGTTCAAGGAAACACTTCGGATCGTTTTACGAGAGGAATCGCGGAATTTAGACAAAAACAACTCGTGAATCTAAGAGATGAATCCATAGCCGAAACAATCTGGGAAGAAGAAGGAAAAACCCTTCATCTCGACAACCATCCCTACAAGGACCAAATGACTAAGAAAAATTTTTGGAGAAGACTTTCCGGAAAACCAATTTCTTTAGAACAATCTCTAGGAAATTCTTGGAACAATCAAGTTATCAGTCAACTTGTAGAGTTATATCCGGATGATCTCAACGGAGCAGGTTATGCCGTAGCCAATAATTTGACTAAAGTTCCTGCGGATGCTTCCCTTAAAATTCGAATTTCGAACGATGATTGGATTACTTTGCGTTATTATCCGAAGACGAATATCAACTCCACCGACTACAGACCTACAATTCGGATCATAAACGGAAAATTTTCCGAACCTCCTTTTTATATCCGTGAAGATAGTTTCTTGCGATTAAAAGAAGTTGTAGGGAATTTGGAAAAAGCTGAGCAAAAAAAAGAAGAACCTGTAAATCAAAACTCACTTCCTAAAAACCCAAATATCCCTTCTCCTCAAAAATGATCATAAATAAAGAACAAGATTTTTCCGAAGTTAGAACACTGCTTCTTCAAGAAGTTTTTCAATCTCCTGAAAATGCTTTTAATCTTTATCAAAAAGCGGGAGGTTTCGGTTACTTCGAAATCTTAAGAACCCATTTTCTTCTTTGGATTCTTGCACCTACGACAAAAATTATTTCCAACCTTGTTTTTTCGATTCTTTCTTTTGTTCGATATGACGAGGGAGAATGGAATCTATTTTCCGGAGTCGTGTTTTCCTTTATAATGTATCCTACGATTTTATTTTTGGTCGCTCAGTTAGACATATTTCGGATCTTTATGAAAAAAACCGATCGAAGCAAGGGAGAAATGCTTCCTCCCGCAAATATTCTTTTGGTTTCGTTTATTCCGTTCAGCGCATCTTCTATATTTTGGATTTTGCCTTCCCCATTGCAGGCAGTTTTTATCTCGATTTCTTTTATTTTCTCCTGCACCCTTTCCATTCGAAGTTTGAAAAAAGTCCTAAACTGGAATGATAAGGATATTCTAATATTCTTTTTATCCGGTTCTGCGTATTTTTTAACGGGAACTTTATTTTTAACAGTTGTTTACAATTTTGTTAGGACCATCCTCAATTGAAGATTTTTCTAATCGGAATCGGCGGGATCGCTATGGGCAATCTTGCTTATATGCTTCAGAAAAGTGGACATGAAATTTCCGGCTCAGACACGGGCATTTATCCGCCTATGTCCGATAAATTAAAAGAATGGAATATTCCTTATTTCGAAGGATTTAAAGCCGAGAAGATCCAAGGCCAAGATTTGATCATCGTGGGAAACGCAATTTCCAGAGGAAATCCCGAAGTCGAAGAGATGCTCAATTTAGGACTAAACTATCTTTCTATGCCTGCGGCTATCAGCGAATTTTTTCTCAAAGGAAAAAAAGTGATCGTTGTCGCCGGAACGCACGGAAAGACCACCACTACATTCTTAATTCATCATATACTCAAAGAGAATGGAATCGAGCCCGGTTTGTTTGTCGGAGGAATTCGTAAAGACGGCTTTCCAGGGTTCGAGCTTGGAAACGGATCTTATTTTGTCATCGAAGGGGACGAATATGATACCGCGTTTTTCGATAAGTCTTCGAAATTTTTACACTATAGACCAACTTATGCGGTGTTAAACGCATTGGATTTTGATCACGCGGATATTTTTCCCGACATTTCCGCAATCGAAACCATGTTCAAACGTTTGATCAATTTGGTTCCCGGAAACGGTAAAGTTTTCTATTGGAATGGTTCGGGTTCTCTTAAAAAAATGATTCAAAACGTCAAGTTTACAAAAGTGGAAGGCTTCGAGTGGAATCGAAAAGATTCTTTTCTTACTTGGAAAAAACAAGAACTTTTCTGGGGAGATCAAAAACTAAATCCGGTTCTTTTCGGAGATCATAATTACAGAAATATAGAGGTTGCAATTCGTGTTTGTTCCGAAATTCTCAAAACGCAAAACCCTTCCGGTTATAAACAGGGAATCGCAAAAGCAATTGATTCCTTTCCGGGAGTTAAAAGAAGACAGGACATTCTTTTCCAATCTTCGACCGCAGTCGTGATGGAAGATTTTGCGCATCACCCGGTTGCAGTGCACGAAACAATTCATGCAGTCAAAAAAAGATTTCAAGGCCATAAAATTATTTCCTTATTTGAACCAAGAAGCGCAACTTCCCACCGAAACGTTTTTCAGAAGGAATATTCATATTCTTTTATAGGTTCCGATCTAACCATTCTGACCGAGATTCATAATATAAAGAAGGTTTCAAAAGACACTCGTTTGGACGTGAAAAAGCTTGTTCAGAAACTTTTGAAGAACTCCAAAACAATCCCAGTTTATGCGAAGGATCCCCAGGAGTTGCTTGTAAAACTTGAGAAAATGATTCCTCAATTTACGGGACAGAAAATTCTGATCCTAGCCATGTCCAATGGTTCTTTTGGCGGTATATATCCTGGACTCGTTGAGTTGGCTCGAAAACATCTATGAACTTATCTCAAGAACTGGATTCCATTTATCAAGAAGCCATTCAAAAAATCGGCTCTTCCATATCCGAAGAAGATTTAGATAGAAATAAAAACGATTTTATCGGTAAAAAAGGAAAGCTAACTACTGTTCTCAAAAATGTGGCTTCACTTTCCATCGAAGAAAAAAAAACCATAGGCCAAAAAGCAAACGAACTTTCAAAAAAGCTTGAGAATTTCGTTTCCGAAACAAAGATTTCCCTAAAGAAAAAATTTTTTGAAAATCAGGCAGCATTCGAATTTTTCGACGCCCTTCGCCCCCTCACTAGCCCTTCTAATGGAAGTCTTCACCCGATCACTCAGATTCAATACGAGATCGAAGACATCTTTGCATCGATGGGTTTCAGCATCATGGATGGCCCCGAAATCGAAACGGATACTAACAACTTCGGTGCCCTCAATTTTACCGAAGACCATCCCGCAAGGGAGATGCAGGATACGTTTTATCTGGAAAACGGAAATCTTCTCAGAACTCACACTTCCGCAATTCAGGTAAGAACATTAAGAAAATTGAAACCTCCCTTTCGGATCATCGCGCCCGGAAGAGTGTTCCGTTACGAAGAAGTGGACGCGTCTCACGAACATACGTTTTACCAGATCGAAGGAATGGTCGTCGGAAAGGATATTTCCGCGGCGAATTTGATTGATACGATGCAGGTCCTTCTTTCCAGAATTTTCGAAAAGGAAATCAAAACCAGATTGAGACCGGGGTATTTTCCGTTTGTGGAACCCGGTTTCGAATTGGATATCAATTGTCTTGTGTGTGAAGGGAAAGGTTGTCCGGTTTGTAAACAATCGGGCTGGTTGGAACTTTTACCCTGCGGTTTGATTCATCCAAATGTTCTTTCCCATGCGGGACTCGATCCGAAAGAATGGACCGGTTTTGCGTTCGGACTCGGGCTCGATCGACTTGTAATGATGCGATACGGAATCCACGATATCCGTTACTTCCAATCGGGTAACCTTAGATTTTTAAAACAATTCTAAGATGATTTTTACTCCGATTCAGACTCGATGGATGGACATGGATCCATTTGCTCATGTTAGTAATTCTGTTTTTGTTTCTTATCTTGAGATCGGAAGAGTGGACTATTGTAAACGTCGCTTTAACGTGAAAGATGTATTTGATGTTCCGTTTATTCTTGCGAGAATCGAAATTGATCTTAAAAAATCCATCGAGATCCATCACACCGTCGAAGTCCAGACTTGTGTGACCCGGATCGGAAACAGTTCCTGGGATTTTCAATCTAAGATCGTTGAAACAAACACCGGATACATTTTTGCAATTGCAAAAACGGTCCAAGTTGCGTTCGATCACACAACCAAGTCTAGTATTCCAATTCCGCATAATGTTCGAGTAGTTTTGGAGGAAGATCTGAAGGAATTTCAGAGACAATGTAAAGAAGGTTGAAACCCCGCGTACAGCATTCTCGGCGAGTTTGTAGGAACTATTACGTTGTTCTTTTGTAAAACAAAGAATTTCTTTCTCTGATCCGTATCTTTGTCGTAAAACTGTTGTTTGGTGATGGATTACTCATAACTATGTAATAACATACCTAATATTTTGCATGGGATCAGTGTTTTGCTATAAAATTAACGTTACTCAATTTTATAGAGATCAGTAATAAGAGTATTTACAACCGGAAATCGAAATCGCATATAGTGCGCAAAATAACTTCTAATGAAAAATAGAAAGTTACCTTGTGACGGAATATAATAATCAGTTCTACCGCCGAGACCCATGCTAGTGCTACACCCTCCTCCTCTACTATATTTGGTTTCTAAGTTGTAAGGAATGAAAAGAAGTACTCTGCTTTGTTCTTCTCCCGCAAAATAAGATCCTTCTTTCATATAACGAATCAGATTATTTGGATTCACCTGTTTGATCAGCAGTCGGAGGGTTAACCACTTTAAAAAGACAGTGCCTTCAGTAGTAGTTGGTTCATCTGAATCTATTTGCTTCAAAGGATTATCATGTAGCTTCAAACCGTTGGGCTCTATCATTTGTTTCCAAGCTCGACACCACGATCGTTCGGATCGAGCAATTCTCCCAGGCGGCAAATTCCTGAATTTTTCGCGAATCCAGTTTGCATCTTTGGCGGAGAGTCTCAAAAAACAAATTTCGGTAATCGACATGGAAGAGACGCCGTAATCATACCCCGTTTGAGCAGCACATATAGGCTCTCCAATTACATCAAATAGATCCGAATATGCTAACGGTATTTTTGAGTTTATAACTGATATCTTTTGATTGTATCGTGGTCCCAAAGGTGCAGGTCTAACGCCACCTCATGCCTGATAATCGGTTGTGGATCTATTAGAGCGGTGGCTATCCCGGCGTTATATATGCAGTGAACTGCATAAATCAAAAAACTCGCTATAAATGTAGTTCCGAAAATGCGTAAACCGCATAAAATAGGAAAGCCAAACAATAAATTCATAGAAAGTCTTTTTATTTTTTTATTTAAAGTGAGTTCGGCGTAAGGTGTAAAAAAGAGAAAGATCTTGTACTTAAAAACGCCAGATCATATATTGAACCGATCTTTTAGCAAAAGGGGGTTAAATATGAATCTGACATCAATATTTTGTGCAATAGATAATATACACAACGAAAAATGAACTGGAACGTGAAAACATTGAGTCCCGTAGTGCGAAAAACAAACCGTAAATTTCAGCTAAGTCTGAATGAGGTAGCAACAATCGTGGTTGATTCTCATCCTTCTCATTATAGAGAATTTAAAAAATTATTATTTGATAGAAATAAAAAAGAATCTGAAGTCCGAATTTCCAAAAGTAGTAAGTTACAATCGTTTTATTAAACTGATGCCTAGCGCGTTATCTGTCATACCCTTCTTTCTATCCAATACTTGTATGGGAAAGTGTTCCGGAATATTTTTCATTGATTCTAGGTTCTCAAAGTATGCGACAACAGAAGAATCCATTCTCATAAGAACTTGTACCAAAACCTCAGATGTAGGAACTCCTACGAGAATGTTCCAACGATAAAATCCGTTAGAAAATCCATAAATCACCAATCTGCGGGAAATTTCCACCCTCTATTACAAACTTAGAGCGTTTCAAAACCTGAAGAAAAATATCTCTAAACGATCTGGCAATGGGCCAGGAAAACTAATCCATTCTGACGGAACGGTTTTCGAAGAAAAATTTAAAAAGGTCACCCGGTTCGGAAATAGAAGTCCGATGCAAAAGGTAGCCGCTTGATAGTGTCTAACGTAGTTTCGTTTTCATTAACGAATTCGATCAATTACATTGAATCTCAGTGAATCTGCGCTTCCAGGCTGTGTTCTCCGCTCCAGGATAGGGCCAAAAACGATTCATTTCATCGATCGTCAGACGCACTTTGGCGGCAACGATCGGATCGACTGTGCAAATTTCATTTAAATACGAAAATTGACGCCCTTGAATTGCACCGCCGATATCCGCTCTATCTTCGGCAAAAT
Protein-coding regions in this window:
- the pheS gene encoding phenylalanine--tRNA ligase subunit alpha, producing MNLSQELDSIYQEAIQKIGSSISEEDLDRNKNDFIGKKGKLTTVLKNVASLSIEEKKTIGQKANELSKKLENFVSETKISLKKKFFENQAAFEFFDALRPLTSPSNGSLHPITQIQYEIEDIFASMGFSIMDGPEIETDTNNFGALNFTEDHPAREMQDTFYLENGNLLRTHTSAIQVRTLRKLKPPFRIIAPGRVFRYEEVDASHEHTFYQIEGMVVGKDISAANLIDTMQVLLSRIFEKEIKTRLRPGYFPFVEPGFELDINCLVCEGKGCPVCKQSGWLELLPCGLIHPNVLSHAGLDPKEWTGFAFGLGLDRLVMMRYGIHDIRYFQSGNLRFLKQF
- a CDS encoding acyl-CoA thioesterase, with protein sequence MIFTPIQTRWMDMDPFAHVSNSVFVSYLEIGRVDYCKRRFNVKDVFDVPFILARIEIDLKKSIEIHHTVEVQTCVTRIGNSSWDFQSKIVETNTGYIFAIAKTVQVAFDHTTKSSIPIPHNVRVVLEEDLKEFQRQCKEG
- a CDS encoding UDP-N-acetylmuramate--L-alanine ligase — encoded protein: MKIFLIGIGGIAMGNLAYMLQKSGHEISGSDTGIYPPMSDKLKEWNIPYFEGFKAEKIQGQDLIIVGNAISRGNPEVEEMLNLGLNYLSMPAAISEFFLKGKKVIVVAGTHGKTTTTFLIHHILKENGIEPGLFVGGIRKDGFPGFELGNGSYFVIEGDEYDTAFFDKSSKFLHYRPTYAVLNALDFDHADIFPDISAIETMFKRLINLVPGNGKVFYWNGSGSLKKMIQNVKFTKVEGFEWNRKDSFLTWKKQELFWGDQKLNPVLFGDHNYRNIEVAIRVCSEILKTQNPSGYKQGIAKAIDSFPGVKRRQDILFQSSTAVVMEDFAHHPVAVHETIHAVKKRFQGHKIISLFEPRSATSHRNVFQKEYSYSFIGSDLTILTEIHNIKKVSKDTRLDVKKLVQKLLKNSKTIPVYAKDPQELLVKLEKMIPQFTGQKILILAMSNGSFGGIYPGLVELARKHL